Proteins from one Chitinophaga oryzae genomic window:
- a CDS encoding oxidoreductase: MNTAKHPIFHPLPWSAHPLKNRLVVAPMSRVSATAEGLATAEMEAYYTAFARGGFSMIITEGNYTDEVAAKGYPHQPGLTTNAHAASWRPVVKQVKTHGALMIAQLMHAGALSQYYQETIAPSAIQPVGVKMAQYGGTGAFPFPKAMSLEDIHAAKEGFVNAARIALQAGFDGVELHAANGYLLDQFLTPELNVRDDPYGGSTGNRFRIVAEIIQAIRAVAPAHFLVGIRLSEGKVNDLRYRWKDGAAMAVEVLEEVSKAAPDFIHIAVQSGEWERDSFYSNGASYAALAKQITGRVIIANGGMHQLTRAARALKESHADLVSIGKAALADPAWPLHTLTGTPPRAFHPDMLWPEATIRHTNEVIKAGLVAG, encoded by the coding sequence ATGAACACTGCAAAGCATCCCATATTTCACCCGTTGCCATGGTCCGCACATCCACTGAAAAACAGGCTGGTGGTAGCGCCTATGTCGCGCGTAAGCGCCACCGCCGAAGGACTGGCCACCGCGGAGATGGAAGCCTATTACACCGCTTTTGCCCGGGGCGGTTTCTCTATGATCATCACAGAAGGCAACTATACGGACGAGGTAGCCGCCAAAGGGTATCCGCATCAGCCCGGGCTCACCACCAATGCGCACGCAGCCTCCTGGCGACCGGTAGTGAAACAGGTAAAAACACATGGCGCGTTGATGATTGCTCAGCTGATGCATGCAGGGGCGCTGTCCCAGTACTACCAGGAAACGATCGCCCCTTCCGCTATACAGCCTGTAGGCGTTAAGATGGCGCAGTATGGCGGTACAGGTGCTTTTCCCTTTCCGAAAGCCATGAGCCTGGAAGACATCCATGCTGCTAAAGAGGGTTTTGTGAACGCCGCCCGGATCGCTCTGCAGGCCGGTTTTGATGGAGTGGAGCTACACGCGGCCAACGGTTACCTGCTCGATCAGTTTCTTACCCCCGAACTGAATGTTCGTGACGATCCATACGGAGGCAGCACCGGCAACCGTTTCCGGATCGTCGCGGAAATTATCCAGGCCATCAGGGCGGTGGCGCCGGCACATTTCCTGGTCGGTATACGGCTGTCTGAAGGGAAAGTGAACGACCTCCGATACCGCTGGAAGGACGGGGCTGCCATGGCCGTTGAAGTATTGGAAGAAGTCAGCAAAGCTGCTCCTGATTTTATTCATATTGCCGTTCAAAGCGGCGAGTGGGAACGGGACAGTTTTTACAGCAACGGCGCTTCATATGCCGCACTGGCCAAACAGATAACAGGCAGGGTGATCATCGCCAACGGTGGCATGCACCAGCTGACAAGGGCCGCCAGGGCCCTCAAAGAATCGCATGCCGACCTCGTCTCTATAGGAAAGGCTGCCCTGGCTGACCCTGCCTGGCCTTTGCACACGCTGACCGGGACACCGCCGCGTGCTTTTCATCCGGATATGCTCTGGCCGGAAGCCACTATCCGGCATACGAACGAGGTGATCAAAGCCGGTTTGGTAGCCGGTTAG
- a CDS encoding glycosyl-4,4'-diaponeurosporenoate acyltransferase CrtO family protein yields MKRTFTLITIVIFSIIALSALVYYVRMDGFAFAWALSFLLMLCVSVFTDALKSPLDSPYYEPKEWERKGKIYERFGINFFRKLLVWIGWEKVIRKTFPIENNTSALTKLYYQTKKSELDHLIILVVVLGFNVFVAVRFGIVKSLWLLGLNVFMNLYPVFLQRYNRPRVKRAMNLSKRRKTSDSLVD; encoded by the coding sequence ATGAAGAGAACATTTACATTAATTACAATTGTAATATTTTCAATTATCGCCCTCTCAGCCCTGGTGTATTACGTTAGAATGGACGGCTTCGCATTCGCGTGGGCGTTGAGCTTCCTGCTGATGCTATGTGTTTCCGTTTTCACGGATGCGCTGAAAAGTCCTCTTGATTCCCCTTACTATGAGCCAAAAGAATGGGAACGGAAAGGAAAAATATACGAGCGCTTTGGCATCAATTTCTTCAGAAAACTATTGGTCTGGATCGGTTGGGAAAAAGTCATCCGGAAAACTTTCCCGATAGAAAATAACACCAGCGCCTTAACGAAATTATATTATCAAACAAAAAAATCTGAGCTGGACCACCTGATTATACTGGTCGTGGTCCTCGGATTTAACGTTTTTGTGGCTGTCAGGTTTGGTATTGTCAAATCTTTATGGTTGCTGGGATTGAACGTCTTCATGAACCTCTATCCTGTTTTTCTCCAACGATATAATCGCCCGCGCGTGAAGAGAGCGATGAATTTGAGTAAACGGAGAAAAACTTCCGACAGTCTGGTGGATTGA